One segment of Sesamum indicum cultivar Zhongzhi No. 13 linkage group LG4, S_indicum_v1.0, whole genome shotgun sequence DNA contains the following:
- the LOC105160490 gene encoding DNA mismatch repair protein MSH3, with amino-acid sequence MGKQKQQVISRFFAPKPKNSTTTAGPSQPQNPPTPPPKIASTVSFSPAKRLRTTELNSRHNKLPKLTHPTPTDNSVLPLPNPALHQKFLDKLLEPPHELLEPSRNKNSTQIRNPKYTPLEQQVVELKERYPDVLLMIEVGYKYRFFGEDAENAARVLGIYAHMDHNFLTASVPTFRLHVHVRRLVSAGYKVGVVKQTETAAIKAHGTNRLGPFCRGLSALYTKATLEAAEDLGGGEERCGSCSNYLFCVVEKMVGNMESGLDVKIGAVAVEISTGDVVYGEFDDNFMRAGLEAMLLNLAPADLLLGRPLSKQTEKLLLAFAGPVSNVRVEYASQDRFHDGGALAEVISLYEELNENNLPNGQQEKVIASIQGNNSLAFKGLMDMPELAIQALAVTVRHLKQFGFERILCLDASFRPFSSIMEMTLSANALQQLEVLKNNSDGSENGSLLQCMNHTLTVFGSRLLRHWVTHPLCDRSMIYARSDAVSEILESMGSSKASEVDFNEENSDITVAQPEIHHLISSVLISLGRAPDVQRGITRIFHRTATASEFIAVVQAILLAGRQLCQLHIEEDENRSPQVRTVRSALLRKLILTASSSSVISTAARLLSMLNKEAADQRDLHNLFIISDGNFPEVASARTKVHLANERLYQLLPLYRKQLRIHNLEFMSVSGVTHLIELPLDVKVPPDWVKVNSTKKTIRYHPPEVLSALDQLTLANEELSVVCRATWDSFLKTFGGSYSEFQSAVQALATLDCLYSLAMVSRTKNYVRPVFVSDNEPAEINISCGRHPVMEDILQNDFVPNDTNLHADGQYCQIVTGPNMGGKSCYIRQVALIALMAQVGCFVPASSAKLHVLDGIYTRMGASDSIQLGKSTFLEELSEASHILQHSTSRSLVIIDELGRGTSTHDGVAIAYATLHYLLEHKRCIVLFVTHYPEIVNIGNDFPGSIGAYHVSYLTPQKETDLNFKADHEMDTVNHDDVTYLYKLVAGVSERSFGFKVAQLAQLPSSCIRRAVAMAARLEAEVCKKEKMKFLMNCAMPNDKSENAKEDAYIPMDCLRTAGTRNLEEIEKAYRDLFFHLNLAFHEEEDAAKRLCSLKLAKSLAGKLLNR; translated from the exons CCACAAAACCCGCCCACACCTCCGCCGAAAATCGCCAGCACCGTCTCCTTTTCACCCGCCAAACGCCTCAGAACCACCGAGCTGAACTCCCGCCATAACAAGCTCCCGAAACTTACTCACCCCACGCCCACTGATAACTCCGTTTTACCCCTACCCAACCCCGCCCTCCACCAGAAATTTCTGGACAAACTTCTTGAACCTCCACACGAGCTTCTAGAGCCTTCGAGAAACAAGAACTCCACCCAAATCCGAAACCCTAAGTACACACCTTTAGAGCAACAAGTAGTTGAACTCAAAGAGAGGTACCCTGACGTGCTTTTAATGATTGAGGTTGGTTATAAATACAGATTTTTTGGAGAGGATGCTGAAAATGCTGCTAGAGTATTGGGTATATATGCGCACATggatcataattttttgactGCTAGTGTGCCAACTTTTAGGCTGCATGTTCATGTGAGGAGACTTGTTAGTGCAGGCTATAAAGTTGGCGTCGTCAAACAAACTGAGACCGCGGCAATTAAGGCCCATGGGACGAATAGGTTGGGCCCATTTTGCCGCGGGTTATCGGCATTGTACACTAAGGCCACTTTGGAGGCTGCGGAGGATTTGGGGGGTGGGGAGGAAAGGTGTGGGTCGTGTAGCAATTATTTGTTCTGTGTTGTGGAGAAGATGGTGGGGAATATGGAGAGTGGATTGGATGTGAAGATTGGGGCTGTGGCGGTCGAGATTTCAACAGGTGATGTTGTTTATGGGGAGTTTGATGATAACTTTATGAGGGCTGGGTTGGAGGCTATGCTTTTGAACTTGGCTCCTGCTGACTTACTTCTTGGAAGACCGCTGTCTAAGCAGACGGAGAAG TTGCTACTGGCATTCGCTGGACCCGTGTCAAATGTTCGAGTGGAGTATGCTTCACAAGATCGCTTTCATGATGGTGGTGCCCTTGCTGAAGTGATATCATTGTATGAggaattaaatgaaaataacttACCTAATGGTCAGCAGGAGAAGGTTATAGCATCTATCCAAGGCAATAATTCCTTGGCATTTAAG GGACTTATGGACATGCCTGAATTAGCTATTCAAGCATTAGCTGTAACTGTTCGTCATTTGAAACAATTTGGTTTTGAAAGAATCTTATGCTTGGACGCTTCATTCCGGCCATTCTCTAGCATCATGGAGATGACCCTCTCAGCTAATGCACTGCAACAACTAGAG GTGCTCAAGAATAACTCTGATGGTTCTGAGAATGGATCCTTGTTGCAATGCATGAATCATACTCTGACCGTATTTGGTTCAAGGCTTTTGAGACATTGG GTTACCCATCCTTTATGTGATAGAAGTATGATATATGCACGTTCAGATGCTGTTTCGGAAATACTGGAGTCGATGGGTTCTTCTAAAGCCTCTGAGGTTGATTTTAATGAGGAAAATTCTGACATCACTGTTGCACAACCAGAGATTCATCATTTGATATCATCTGTCTTGATCTCATTGGGAAGGGCACCTGATGTTCAGCGTGGGATTACAAGGATTTTCCATCGAACTGCCACAGCATCCGAG TTTATTGCGGTTGTCCAAGCTATCTTACTTGCTGGAAGACAACTGTGTCAACTTCACATTGAAGAAGATGAAAACAGAAGTCCACAAGTGAGAACTGTGCGCTCTGCTTTGCTGAGAAAGTTGATATTGACTGCCTCATCTTCTAGTGTTATTAGCACTGCAGCAAGACTTTTGTCTATGCTGAACAAAGAAGCTGCAGATCAACGGGATCTTCACAATCTTTTTATCATTTCTGATGGAAATTTCCCAGAG GTTGCTTCAGCAAGAACCAAAGTTCACTTGGCAAATGAAAGGTTATACCAATTGCTTCCTCTATATCGCAAACAGCTGCGGATTCACAATCTAGAGTTTATGAGTGTATCTGGGGTCACTCATTTGATAGag CTGCCTCTTGATGTGAAGGTTCCTCCAGACTGGGTTAAAGTAAATAGCaccaaaaaaacaattagATATCATCCACCTGAAGTATTGAGTGCTTTAGACCAGTTAACTCTGGCAAATGAGGAGCTTTCTGTTGTTTGTCGAGCCACTTGGGACAGTTTTTTGAAGACATTTGGTGGATCCTATTCTGAGTTTCAGTCTGCTGTTCAAGCATTAGCTACATTGGATTGTCTCTATTCACTTGCCATGGTTTCAAGAACTAAG AATTATGTGCGCCCAGTTTTTGTAAGTGACAATGAGCCTGCTGAGATAAACATCAGTTGTGGTCGACATCCA GTTATGGAGGATATTTtgcaaaatgattttgttccAAATGATACAAATTTGCATGCAGATGGCCAGTACTGTCAGATTGTTACCGGACCAAACATGGGTGGGAAGAGTTGCTATATTCGCCAGGTTGCTCTAATAGCTCTCATGGCTCAG GTTGGTTGCTTTGTACCAGCATCATCAGCGAAATTGCATGTGCTGGATGGCATTTACACTCGAATGGGAGCTTCTGACAGTATTCAGCTGGGCAAAAGCACTTTCTTAGAAGAATTGAGTGAGGCCTCCCACATTCTTCAGCATTCCACATCCCGCTCGTTGGTCATAATTGATGAACTTGGGAGAGGCACAAGTACACACGATGGTGTGGCCATTGCTTATGCTACGTTGCATTATCTTCTGGAGCATAAAAGATGCATAGTCCTCTTTGTTACTCATTATCCTGAAATAGTCAACATTGGGAATGACTTCCCAGGCTCTATAGGAGCATACCATGTCTCATATTTGACACCACAGAAGGAGACAGATCTCAACTTCAAAGCTGACCATGAGATGGATACCGTGAATCATGATGATGTTACCTATCTTTACAAACTTGTGGCTGGTGTTTCTGAGAGAAGTTTTGGGTTTAAGGTCGCTCAACTTGCACAA TTACCTTCCTCGTGCATTAGACGTGCGGTTGCCATGGCTGCAAGATTGGAAGCAGAAGTAtgcaaaaaagagaaaatgaagttCTTAATGAACTGTGCAATGCCGAATGACAAATCAGAGAATGCCAAAGAGGATGCTTACATACCCATGGATTGCTTGCGCACAGCAGGAACTCGAAACTTAGAAGAAATTGAGAAAGCCTACAGAGATTTATTCTTTCACCTAAATCTCGCCTTTCACGAAGAAGAAGATGCTGCAAAGAGGTTGTGCAGTTTGAAGCTTGCTAAAAGCCTCGCGGGCAAGCTCTTAAATAGGTAA
- the LOC105160492 gene encoding uncharacterized protein LOC105160492 has product MGGGGEHHHADGAHGGDFRAKVWSMTGGPYCRPKHWKRNTAFAMAGIVLICIPIAMKSAELEQRPHLPVHPIPSQIWCKNFGNKDY; this is encoded by the exons ATGGGCGGAGGAGGAGAGCACCACCACGCCGATGGGGCCCACGGCGGAGATTTCAGAGCGAAAGTCTGGAGTATGACGGGCGGGCCCTACTGCCGCCCCAAGCACTGGAAGCGCAATACCGCTTTCGCCATGGCTGGCATCGTTTTGATCTGCATTCCCATCGCCATGAAATCTGCCGAGCTCGAG CAACGTCCACATCTTCCAGTTCATCCAATTCCCTCCCAGATCTGGTGCAAGAACTTTGGGAACAAGGATTATTAG
- the LOC105160491 gene encoding flap endonuclease GEN-like 2 isoform X1, which yields MGVKNLWDILESCKKTLPLHHLQNKRVCVDLSCWMVQLQNVNKSHCPTNDKLYLKGLFHRLRALIALNCSLIFVTDGAIPAIKLSTYRRRLNVGNEAIQDAGNPRNVSVKRNKGSEFSCMIKEAKFLGVALGVPCLDGIEEAEAQCALLNSESLCDGCFTSDSDAFLFGARTVYRDICLGEGGYVVCYEMDDIERQLGFGRNSLITLAILLGSDYTQGIRGFGPESACQIVKSIGESAVLQRFASEGLSIAKKQKSSKKKGQMYKDKKNNADSERDFNGIECDLAVDNKFLQVINAYLMPKCHSADSDAVHRVLALYPFNHSQLHQICAQFFDWPPEKTDEYILPKIAERNLRRFANLRSTSSELGLHLPINEIPVKCPISSIIKQRKFQGRDYFEVSWEDMDGLKASAVPADLVESACPEKILEFHERKAEKQKAARRSRPKQSNKRAAEMKEIEDKLHKLLLDIEQESSTTSNAVSLGALLPQKIPTNAHVDLDEGRLHLNAKSVRISRKDNGSSNVGSSGSGYYSTASASLETEIIDLVSPPPRVHSHEVLKCQEVRNIDVIELSDTDDASPEHARKARELRLFMASVRDENL from the exons ATGGGAGTGAAGAACCTTTGGGATATCTTGGAATCTTGCAAGAAAACTCTTCCTCTTCACCATCTCCA GAACAAGAGGGTGTGCGTGGATTTGTCTTGTTGGATGGTTCAACTTCAAAATGTCAATAAATCGCATTGTCCGACGAATGACAAGCTTTATTTGAAGGGTCTGTTCCACCGCCTCAGGGCCCTCATTGCTTTGAATTGCAGCCTTATCTTCGTTACTG ATGGCGCGATTCCTGCTATCAAGTTATCTACATATAGGCGCCGCTTGAATGTTGGAAATGAG GCCATTCAAGATGCTGGAAATCCTCGCAATGTATCAGTTAAAAGAAATAAGGGATCTGAATTTTCATGTATGATTAAAGAAGCCAAATTTCTGGGTGTGGCCCTTGGGGTTCCATGTTTAGATGG GATTGAGGAGGCTGAAGCTCAATGTGCATTGCTTAACTCAGAATCGTTATGT GATGGGTGTTTCACATCAGATTCAGATGCCTTTCTGTTTGGTGCAAGAACAGTTTATAGAGATATTTGTCTTG GAGAAGGTGGATATGTTGTTTGCTATGAAATGGATGATATCGAGAGACAACTCGGGTTTGGAAGGAATTCCCTG ATCACTCTTGCTATTCTTCTTGGCAGTGATTATACCCAAGGAATTCGTGGTTTTGGGCCG GAGTCAGCTTGTCAGATTGTGAAATCTATTGGTGAGTCAGCTGTTCTTCAGCGGTTTGCATCAGAGGGATTATCAATTGCAAAGAAGCAAAAAAGCTCAAAAAAGAAGGGCCAAATGTATAAGGATAAGAAGAATAATGCTGATAGTGAGAGGGATTTTAATG GAATTGAATGTGATTTAGCTGTAGACAATAAGTTCTTGCAAGTGATCAATGCATACTTAATGCCAAAGTGCCATTCAGCAGACTCAGATGCTGTGCACAG GGTTCTTGCTCTTTATCCATTCAATCACAGCCAACTGCATCAGATTTGTGCTCAATTTTTTGACTGGCCTCCTGAAAAGACAG ATGAGTACATCCTTCCAAAGATTGCTGAAAGAAACTTGAGGCGATTTGCTAATCTTCGTTCAACCTCGTCGGAATTAGGACTCCATCTGCCAATTAATGAG ATACCAGTGAAGTGTCCTATATCTAGCATCATCAAGCAAAGGAAATTCCAGGGAAGAGACTACTTTGAGGTTTCTTGGGAAGACATGGATGGGCTCAAAGCATCCGCCGTCCCAGCTGATCTGGTGGAGAG TGCTTGCCCTGAAAAGATTCTGGAATTCCACGAAAGAAAAGCGGAAAAACAGAAAGCCGCTCGTAGATCAAGGCCGAAGCAATCCAACAAAAGAGCAGCAGAGATGAAGGAAATTGAGGATAAACTCCACAAATTGCTGCTTGACATTGAACAAGAAAGTAGTACCACAAGTAATGCTGTTAGCTTAGGTGCATTGTTGCCACAGAAGATCCCAACTAATGCGCATGTTGATCTGGATGAAGGACGGTTGCACCTTAATGCTAAGTCAGTAAGAATTAGTCGAAAAGATAATGGCAGCAGCAACGTGGGAAGCTCTGGTTCTGGTTACTATTCCACTGCTTCAGCATCTTTAGAAACAGAAATCATTGATCTTGTTAGTCCACCACCACGCGTACATTCCCATGAGGTCTTAAAATGCCAAGAGGTGAGGAATATCGACGTGATTGAGTTGAGTGATACGGACGATGCGTCACCTGAACATGCCAGAAAAGCAAGGGAGTTGAGATTGTTTATGGCCAGTGTTAGAGATGAAAACTTGTAG
- the LOC105160493 gene encoding membrane steroid-binding protein 2-like — translation MAVQLWETLKESITAYTGLSPATFFTTIAVGLALYYMAVNYFGSSDDAHHRGSGEFEEQLQPLPPPVQVGEITDEELKQYDGSDPKKPLLMAIKGQIYDVSQSRMFYGPGGPYALFAGKDASRALAKMSFEQKDLNGDLTGLGVFELEALQDWEYKFMSKYVKVGTVKSTVRVSDSAAEGQPREAAESDAGKPAEAADGDVGKPAEDGTSESAAKETEEAKSAGDAEKKE, via the exons ATGGCTGTTCAATTGTGGGAGACCTTAAAAGAATCAATCACAGCATATACAGGGCTCTCGCCAGCTACCTTCTTCACCACTATTGCTGTAGGCCTGGCCCTTTATTACATGGCCGTAAATTATTTCGGTTCTTCTGATGATGCACATCACCGTGGTTCCGGGGAGTTTGAGGAGCAGTTGCagcctcttcctcctcctgtTCAGGTTGGTGAGATTACTGATGAGGAGTTGAAACAGTATGATGGCTCTGATCCTAAGAAGCCTTTGCTCATGGCTATCAAGGGTCAGATCTATGATGTCTCCCAGAGCAG AATGTTTTATGGGCCTGGTGGACCTTACGCCTTGTTTGCGGGAAAGGATGCTAGTCGAGCTCTTGCAAAGATGTCTTTCGAACAAAAAGATCTGAATGGTGATCTCACTGGCCTGGGTGTATTTGAGCTTGAAGCTTTACAAGATTGGGAATACAAGTTCATGAGCAAGTATGTGAAGGTTGGAACTGTCAAGTCCACCGTGCGAGTAAGTGATAGTGCTGCTGAAGGCCAACCACGCGAGGCTGCTGAAAGTGATGCTGGTAAGCCAGCAGAAGCTGCTGATGGTGATGTCGGAAAGCCAGCTGAAGATGGCACATCGGAGAGTGCTGCAAAGGAAACTGAGGAAGCCAAAAGCGCTGGTGATGCTGAGAAAAAGGAGTGA
- the LOC105160491 gene encoding flap endonuclease GEN-like 2 isoform X2 has translation MVQLQNVNKSHCPTNDKLYLKGLFHRLRALIALNCSLIFVTDGAIPAIKLSTYRRRLNVGNEAIQDAGNPRNVSVKRNKGSEFSCMIKEAKFLGVALGVPCLDGIEEAEAQCALLNSESLCDGCFTSDSDAFLFGARTVYRDICLGEGGYVVCYEMDDIERQLGFGRNSLITLAILLGSDYTQGIRGFGPESACQIVKSIGESAVLQRFASEGLSIAKKQKSSKKKGQMYKDKKNNADSERDFNGIECDLAVDNKFLQVINAYLMPKCHSADSDAVHRVLALYPFNHSQLHQICAQFFDWPPEKTDEYILPKIAERNLRRFANLRSTSSELGLHLPINEIPVKCPISSIIKQRKFQGRDYFEVSWEDMDGLKASAVPADLVESACPEKILEFHERKAEKQKAARRSRPKQSNKRAAEMKEIEDKLHKLLLDIEQESSTTSNAVSLGALLPQKIPTNAHVDLDEGRLHLNAKSVRISRKDNGSSNVGSSGSGYYSTASASLETEIIDLVSPPPRVHSHEVLKCQEVRNIDVIELSDTDDASPEHARKARELRLFMASVRDENL, from the exons ATGGTTCAACTTCAAAATGTCAATAAATCGCATTGTCCGACGAATGACAAGCTTTATTTGAAGGGTCTGTTCCACCGCCTCAGGGCCCTCATTGCTTTGAATTGCAGCCTTATCTTCGTTACTG ATGGCGCGATTCCTGCTATCAAGTTATCTACATATAGGCGCCGCTTGAATGTTGGAAATGAG GCCATTCAAGATGCTGGAAATCCTCGCAATGTATCAGTTAAAAGAAATAAGGGATCTGAATTTTCATGTATGATTAAAGAAGCCAAATTTCTGGGTGTGGCCCTTGGGGTTCCATGTTTAGATGG GATTGAGGAGGCTGAAGCTCAATGTGCATTGCTTAACTCAGAATCGTTATGT GATGGGTGTTTCACATCAGATTCAGATGCCTTTCTGTTTGGTGCAAGAACAGTTTATAGAGATATTTGTCTTG GAGAAGGTGGATATGTTGTTTGCTATGAAATGGATGATATCGAGAGACAACTCGGGTTTGGAAGGAATTCCCTG ATCACTCTTGCTATTCTTCTTGGCAGTGATTATACCCAAGGAATTCGTGGTTTTGGGCCG GAGTCAGCTTGTCAGATTGTGAAATCTATTGGTGAGTCAGCTGTTCTTCAGCGGTTTGCATCAGAGGGATTATCAATTGCAAAGAAGCAAAAAAGCTCAAAAAAGAAGGGCCAAATGTATAAGGATAAGAAGAATAATGCTGATAGTGAGAGGGATTTTAATG GAATTGAATGTGATTTAGCTGTAGACAATAAGTTCTTGCAAGTGATCAATGCATACTTAATGCCAAAGTGCCATTCAGCAGACTCAGATGCTGTGCACAG GGTTCTTGCTCTTTATCCATTCAATCACAGCCAACTGCATCAGATTTGTGCTCAATTTTTTGACTGGCCTCCTGAAAAGACAG ATGAGTACATCCTTCCAAAGATTGCTGAAAGAAACTTGAGGCGATTTGCTAATCTTCGTTCAACCTCGTCGGAATTAGGACTCCATCTGCCAATTAATGAG ATACCAGTGAAGTGTCCTATATCTAGCATCATCAAGCAAAGGAAATTCCAGGGAAGAGACTACTTTGAGGTTTCTTGGGAAGACATGGATGGGCTCAAAGCATCCGCCGTCCCAGCTGATCTGGTGGAGAG TGCTTGCCCTGAAAAGATTCTGGAATTCCACGAAAGAAAAGCGGAAAAACAGAAAGCCGCTCGTAGATCAAGGCCGAAGCAATCCAACAAAAGAGCAGCAGAGATGAAGGAAATTGAGGATAAACTCCACAAATTGCTGCTTGACATTGAACAAGAAAGTAGTACCACAAGTAATGCTGTTAGCTTAGGTGCATTGTTGCCACAGAAGATCCCAACTAATGCGCATGTTGATCTGGATGAAGGACGGTTGCACCTTAATGCTAAGTCAGTAAGAATTAGTCGAAAAGATAATGGCAGCAGCAACGTGGGAAGCTCTGGTTCTGGTTACTATTCCACTGCTTCAGCATCTTTAGAAACAGAAATCATTGATCTTGTTAGTCCACCACCACGCGTACATTCCCATGAGGTCTTAAAATGCCAAGAGGTGAGGAATATCGACGTGATTGAGTTGAGTGATACGGACGATGCGTCACCTGAACATGCCAGAAAAGCAAGGGAGTTGAGATTGTTTATGGCCAGTGTTAGAGATGAAAACTTGTAG